A region from the Chelonoidis abingdonii isolate Lonesome George chromosome 10, CheloAbing_2.0, whole genome shotgun sequence genome encodes:
- the DTX3L gene encoding E3 ubiquitin-protein ligase DTX3L, which yields MAALPAPLLVRVSPAPRTGPGDKLQLKLESYFQSYKRSGGGECEVEPGPEPGTYLVRFCSEKDKNSVKSHEDHALEIDGKSLKIFIQADSEVKDPAESKPTTQSSGRSSTSGFSQLQKKSDKKQLGEKYDASSSSRAFTEKIFLHVSATLNTNLFTKQQRQQVSTLCPNLKIEKNSSDHGIEKVTGDYADIEKVYHYFDELRIKNDQHTDFSHSERKNDLEDVNENGLDEVNNLEVPSALYEYFNHVYEEQIKELQQHFNVKIKSKKHDKGLTSVSFISVGSSGLVERAQQSFITNFQKGITDLKQEKVSLTNISQLNETLLKLNTRFRSLLAKSEGNTVILRGPANEILAAKKFLEEKNMNTPLEKPMKITSEAYAYRNGIEVDSVGFKLLETILSKEIEVINQTFDTIMENKGSPRSQTAYVIFKPKNKDSDMSAHAYESFINAFQKASAMITEKDLCLKLSGDQKKQLNKYFNKLQVENPGIILKNKEEKLSLKGLPDLLHAAEKHIRSFLYIEGPVKIKEGTSLTYGTSCSGATGTSLDAVDDGKMNRIPPKEQPKPKEAGAEEAKDECAICMDKIHQKEVLQKCKHEFCKACIQQAMKYKPACPVCNTVYGLIQGNQPEGTMSVSKFFSPIPGYPQCGTIKINYYMQAGIQTKNHPNPGKRYSGTSRTAYLPDNKEGREILQMLKRAFDQRLIFTVGQSRTSGANDVITWNDIHHKTSMYGGPEMFGYPDPDYLKRVREELKTKGIE from the exons ATGGCCGCCCTCCCAGCCCCGCTCCTGGTGCGGGTCTCTCCGGCGCCCCGGACCGGGCCCGGCGACAAGCTGCAGCTCAAGCTGGAGAGCTACTTCCAGTCCTACAAGCGCTCCGGGGGAGGCGAATGCGAGGTGGAGCCGGGCCCCGAGCCGGGCACCTACCTGGTGCGCTTCTGCTCGGAGaaag ATAAGAACAGCGTGAAATCACATGAAGATCATGCCCTAGAAATTGATGGCAAAAGTCTGAAGATATTTATCCAGGCAGATTCAGAAGTAAAGGATCCTGCAGAAAGCAAGCCTACAACACAATCCTCAGGCCGATCTAGCACTTCAGGCTTTTCACAACTTCAGAAGAAATCTGATAAGAAGCAGCTTGGTGAAAAATATGATGCCAGTTCATCTTCTAGAGCATTTACTGAAAAG atttttctccATGTGTCTGCAACCTTGAATACCAACCTGTTCACTAAACAGCAAAGACAACAAGTGAGCACTCTGTGCCCAaacttaaaaatagaaaaaaattctagTGACCACGGCATCGAGAAAGTGACAGGAGACTATGCAGATATTGAAAAAGTGTATCACTATTTTGATGAACTCCGTATAAAAAATGACCAACAcactgatttttcacactctgaaAGAAAGAATGATTTGGAAGATGTGAATGAGAATGGTTTGGATGAAGTGAACAATCTTGAAGTTCCATCAGCTCTCTATGAATACTTTAACCATGTCTATGAAGAACAAATTAAAGAATTACAGCAACATTTCAACGTAAAGATAAAAAGCAAAAAGCATGACAAGGGACTCACTTCAGTAAGCTTCATATCTGTTGGGAGTTCTGGATTAGTAGAGAGAGCTCAGCAGTCTTTTATCACTAATTTTCAGAAAGgaataacagatttaaaacaagaaaaagtttCTTTGACAAACATTTCCCAGTTAAATGAAACACTACTGAAATTAAATACCAGGTTTAGGAGTCTTCTTGCCAAAAGTGAAGGGAATACAGTAATACTGCGTGGTCCAGCAAATGAGATTTTGGCTGCAAAAAAATTTCttgaagaaaaaaacatgaaCACCCCACTTGAAAAACCTATGAAAATAACATCTGAAGCTTACGCATATAGGAATGGAATTGAAGTTGATTCTGTTGGGTTTAAACTCTTGGAAACAATATTAAGTAAAGAAATTGAAGTGATAAATCAAACATTTGATACCATAATGGAAAACAAGGGCTCTCCACGGAGCCAGACAGCATACGTCATATTTAAACCTAAGAACAAAGATTCAGATATGTCTGCACATGCTTACGAAAGCTTCATTAATGCATTTCAGAAGGCCTCAGCAATGATAACTGAAAAAGACCTCTGCTTGAAACTTTCAGGTGATCAGAAAAAACAGCTGAATAAATACTTTAATAAACTACAAGTGGAAAACCCAGGTATAATACTTaagaacaaggaggagaaactcaGTTTAAAAGGTTTACCAGATCTTCTGCATGCTGCGGAAAAGCACATCAGGAGCTTTCTTTATATTGAAGGCCCTGTAAAGATTAAAGAAGGGACCTCTCTCACGTATGGTACCAGCTGTAGCGGTGCTACAGGAACTTCCCTGGATGCAGTTGATGATGGGAAAATGAATAGGATTCCTCCCAAAGAACAACCTAAACCAAAGGAAGCGGGAGCAGAAGAAGCCAAAGATGAGTGTGCCATTTGCATGGATAAAATCCATCAAAAAGAAGTACTGCAAAAGTGCAAACATGAATTTTGCAAAGCATGCATCCAACAGGCCATGAAATATAAGCCTGCCTGTCCTGTCTGTAATACAGTCTATGGACTCATACAAGGAAATCAACCAGAGGGAACAATGTCTGTCTCAAAGTTTTTTTCTCCAATCCCTGGCTATCCTCAGTGTGGGACTATTAAGATTAACTATTATATGCAAGCTGGGATTCAAACT aaaaaccaTCCAAACCCAGGCAAACGATACTCTGGAACAAGTCGAACAGCATACTTACCTGACAacaaggaaggaagagaaatttTGCAGATGCTTAAAAGGGCCTTTGACCAAAGATTGATCTTCACAGTGGGGCAATCACGTACTTCTGGTGCAAATGATGTTATCACCTGGAATGATATTCACCATAAAACAAGCATGTATGGGGGACCTGAAAT GTTTGGTTATCCTGATCCTGATTATCTGAAACGTGTTCGagaagaactgaaaacaaaaggaatTGAATAA